The DNA region CCCAAAATAAGTTTTGTCGTATATTGCGAACGGTTTTTTCGCTGACAAAAAGTGCATCAATGAGGCTTCGCAAATCAGCTCGCATGAGCGCGATATCTGCGGTTTCTAGCGCCACATCGGTTCCAGTGCCCATGGCAATACCAACGTGCGCTGTAGCAAGGGCTGGGGCATCGTTGATGCCATCTCCTACCATGGCCACAATCTCGCCTTGCTCACGCAGCTCGGTGACGTGTTTGGCTTTGTGTTCCGGCAATACTTCCGCGAAAATATGGTCGATGCCCACTTGTTTAGCAATAGCCTCAGCTGTGCGTTGGTTGTCGCCAGTAATCATCACGACTTTAAGTCCGCGTTGTTTTAATTGAGTAATTGCCTCTTTGGAATTCTCCCTTACGGTATCCGCTACTGCGACAAGCCCCACCAATTGCTGATCACAACTAATCAGCATGACGGTTTTGCCCTCTTGCTCAAGCGTCTCTTTGCGTTCGATCCAGGCACTGCAGTCAATATCATTTTCTTGCATCAGGCGCGCGGTTCCAATGCGAATGAAGTGCGTATTGTTATCAGAGTTAAGGGATGCCGAAACACCACGCCCCTCATGCGCTTTGAAGCTTTCAATAATGACCGATTTTGTATCCTCGGTAATGCCGGTAACAACGGCCTGAGCGAGTGGATGCTCTGATTGTTGTTCAAGCGCTTTGACGGCAGCTTTTACTTGTCCATCATTGAGTTTAAGGATGCTGGTATTCAGTTCAAGGTTGGTAAGTTTGGGCTTGCCCTCGGTAATTGTGCCGGTTTTATCAAGTACTACACTGGTTACGGTGTGAGTAATTTCTAATATCTCGCTTTGTTTAAATAACACCCCCATTTGAGCTGCGCGACCAGAACCAGCCATGATCGATGTTGGTGTCGCCAACCCTAGGGCGCAAGGACATGCGATGACAAGCACCGCAACCGTTGCTTCAAGCGCCGAACCGTAATCCCCTGGTTGATACCAAAATGCCCAAACGAAGAATGTGATAACCGCAATGCCGAGAACCACCGGAACAAATATTGCAGAAACTTGGTCTGCTAAACGTTGAATAGGAGCTTTTGATGTTTGCGCTTGCTCAACGACTTTGATGATCTGCGCTAGTGCAGAGTCTTTGCCAAGTTTCTTAACTTTAGCCTTCAGAAAACCGTTTTTATTGATGGTACCGCCAGTTAATGAGTCACCTACTTGTTTATCAGCCGGTACACTTTCACCAGTCAACATCGATTCATCAACCGCGCTCTCGCCGCTCAATACTTCGCTGTCGGCGGGAACCTGTTGCCCCGGTTTTATATGAATAACATCGCCCAACTTTAACTCGGCAACGTTAACTTGCTCAGTTTCGCCGTCGTTACGTTCGCGCAGCGCTTGTTTTGGTTGTAGGTTTAGTAACTGTTTGATGGCCGCAGAAGATCGTCCTTTGGCGCGCGCCTCAAACCACTTACCCAACAGGATTAATGTGATAAGAACGGCACTGGTTTCAAAATAGAGACCGCCGTGAATCACTTGCTTACTCGCGAAAGCAGCTAAATAGACGCTGTAGAAGTATGCGGCGGATGTGCCCAATGCCACCAATACATCCATATTCGCAGCACCACCACGAAGAGCGGTATAGCTCCCTTTATAAAATTGCCAACCAATAATAAATTGCACCGGTGTTGCAAGCGCCATTTGTACCCACGGATTCATCAACCAATCGGGAACGTAAATACCGCTGGTCCAGCTAAAGTGCCCTAGCATGGTGTACAACAGTGGCACTGAAAGAATTGCAGCCGCAATAAATTTATAAAACTGTACTTGCTGAACACGCTCTCGAGAGTCGTCTTGTTCAGGTTGCTCATGGTCGATGACACTCGCTTCATAACCTGCCTCTTTTACAGCTTCGACTAGTTTATTAGCGGCGACATTATCGGCTTCGACGGCGGCAATTTCAGTTGCAAAATTGACGTTAACCGAGCTGACCCCATCAACACCTTGAAGTGCTCGCTCAATTGTCTTTGCGCACCCAGCGCAACTCATTCCAGACAGCTGTAATTGATACTGTTGTGTGGCCATAGTTAGCTCCTTAGCGTTTCAGCAAACGCTCAATGGTTGTATCCAGTTCGTCCAGCACGCTCTCGTCCCCCGATTGAATTCGATGTTTGACACAGCTGTGCATATGTTGTGTGAGTAACTTACGAGCGACCCCAGTTAATGCTGCTTGCACCGATGCAATTTGATTTAGAACATCATCACAGTATGTGTCATTTTCAATCATGCGTTGTAAACCGCGTACTTGCCCTTCAATGCGCGCAAGGCGTTGCTTGAGGTTCTGCTTTAATTTATCTGAATGGGGTGTAACGGTGTGTTGCATCACGGAATCCTCTATAAAGTGATGCGTATAATATAGGGGGCTACCCTATAAAGATCAAGTGCGTTGCTCGTTGTTCGTTATTCGTTATTCGAAAAAGCGAAAATAAAAAGGCGTTAAGACACGAAATCTCCGACGCACTGCGTGCGCGGAGATTTTTTTGTTTAAGTTTGTTTTAACGAATAACGAATAACGAATAACGAATAACGAATAACGAATAACGAATAACGAATAACGAATAACGAATAACGAATAACGCTTTTCGCAGTTACTGGGCGTTGAGGGATTGGTTGGTGATGCCGATACTGTCGTCTGACATCAAATACACATAAGTCGGCATCAAATCTGCTGGTGTTTTCAACTTATTTGGATCTTCAGCTGGATAAGCTTTTGAGCGCATGGTGGTGCGCGTTGCGCCTGGATTGATGACGTTGACGCGGACGTTGGTGCCGTCATACTCATCCGCCATCACTTGGGCAAGGCCTTCGGTCGCGAATTTACTGACCGCGTAGGGGCCCCAGAATGCGCGACCTTGGCGACCTACACCTGATGAAGTGAAGATGATACTGGCGTTTGGTGCTTTCTTGAGTGCTGGCATGAGCGCTTGAGTCATCATGAACTGTGCGGTCACATTGACTTGCATGATGTCGTTCCACGAGTCTAGGTCGATGTGCTCAAACGGTGATAAAACGCCGAGCAAGCTCGCATTTTGTAGTATGCCGTCTAACCGACCAAATTGCTCAATGATGGTGGCTGCCATGCCTTGATAGTGCGATTTTGTCGCGCCTTTCATATCGAGAGGCACAATGGCGGGCTCTGGGTGACCTGCCGCGATAATTTCATCGTAAACGGCTTCGAGCTTTTTGACGGTACGACCAAGCAGAATCACTGTTGCACCGCAGGCAGCAAATGTTTTTGCTGCTTCTCGGCCGATACCATCACCGGCGCCGGTAACTAAAATAATCTTATTTGCCAGTGAACCTTCTTGGATAACGTAGTTTTTCGGATCATTATGCATTGCAGTCATTTTCGGCTTACACTCTTGATTAACTGAACTGATGAATACGCTAAGTGTACTGGTTTTTGCTATTATTCTCAGTAACTGGGGATAAATTATTGAGAAATACTTTCAAGTTAAGCTCAGACAGTGTATAAAATTTTGTTAATTAAAACGTCTTGTCGTACCAGTTTAAAAAAGCGATGATAGGCAAATTGAACAACAGCATCCTGCAGGTGCTCAATACATAACAACACGAACAAGGATTGGGGAAGCCTCATGAAAAAACTCTTGCTTGTAACTGCCATCGGTAGCGCGCTCAGCTTAGTTGGCTGTGGCAGCGGCGAAGATGCGCCAGAGTCGGTAAAAACCGAATATCAAGTCGCAGCAACTCGCGCAGTATTTGACCCGTCAAATGGCCAGGTGCCAGTACCTAGCAACATTTTGTTGGGGGGTACTGTCGACGGTACACTCAATATTCCAGTGGCAGACCCAACGGACGGTGGTAACCCGCAAGTTGCAATAAATGGTCTTGATGGGTGGGGAACTCACTCAACGCTGACGTTTAGCTTCTCATTGCCGGTAGACGAAAATGGTGATCAAGTTACCGTTGATTCAGCGTCACTTGAAGCCGCTGGTTCAATTCGTGTATTTGAAACCATCATGGGCGGTAGCGATGTCAGTGCATCATGTGCCGCAGCACCTAGCCCAGCAGTAACTTGTGCCGTTGCAGCAGAACTTGTACACGGTGAAGATTTCATTGTGCGTGCAACAGGTCCAAGCGGCGTTGCTATTATTCCGTTGAAACCATTTAAAGCAAAAACTGGCTACATGGCAGTTTTAACGACGAACATCCAAGATTCAATGGGACGCTCTGTGAAGCCATCACAAACCTACGGTTTGATGAAGCGTCCAGTAAGCACTGATCC from Pseudidiomarina andamanensis includes:
- a CDS encoding heavy metal translocating P-type ATPase, which gives rise to MATQQYQLQLSGMSCAGCAKTIERALQGVDGVSSVNVNFATEIAAVEADNVAANKLVEAVKEAGYEASVIDHEQPEQDDSRERVQQVQFYKFIAAAILSVPLLYTMLGHFSWTSGIYVPDWLMNPWVQMALATPVQFIIGWQFYKGSYTALRGGAANMDVLVALGTSAAYFYSVYLAAFASKQVIHGGLYFETSAVLITLILLGKWFEARAKGRSSAAIKQLLNLQPKQALRERNDGETEQVNVAELKLGDVIHIKPGQQVPADSEVLSGESAVDESMLTGESVPADKQVGDSLTGGTINKNGFLKAKVKKLGKDSALAQIIKVVEQAQTSKAPIQRLADQVSAIFVPVVLGIAVITFFVWAFWYQPGDYGSALEATVAVLVIACPCALGLATPTSIMAGSGRAAQMGVLFKQSEILEITHTVTSVVLDKTGTITEGKPKLTNLELNTSILKLNDGQVKAAVKALEQQSEHPLAQAVVTGITEDTKSVIIESFKAHEGRGVSASLNSDNNTHFIRIGTARLMQENDIDCSAWIERKETLEQEGKTVMLISCDQQLVGLVAVADTVRENSKEAITQLKQRGLKVVMITGDNQRTAEAIAKQVGIDHIFAEVLPEHKAKHVTELREQGEIVAMVGDGINDAPALATAHVGIAMGTGTDVALETADIALMRADLRSLIDALFVSEKTVRNIRQNLFWAFAYNTLGIPVAASGLLAPWLAGGAMALSSVSVVLNALRLQRLPTKR
- a CDS encoding metal-sensitive transcriptional regulator, producing the protein MQHTVTPHSDKLKQNLKQRLARIEGQVRGLQRMIENDTYCDDVLNQIASVQAALTGVARKLLTQHMHSCVKHRIQSGDESVLDELDTTIERLLKR
- a CDS encoding YciK family oxidoreductase translates to MTAMHNDPKNYVIQEGSLANKIILVTGAGDGIGREAAKTFAACGATVILLGRTVKKLEAVYDEIIAAGHPEPAIVPLDMKGATKSHYQGMAATIIEQFGRLDGILQNASLLGVLSPFEHIDLDSWNDIMQVNVTAQFMMTQALMPALKKAPNASIIFTSSGVGRQGRAFWGPYAVSKFATEGLAQVMADEYDGTNVRVNVINPGATRTTMRSKAYPAEDPNKLKTPADLMPTYVYLMSDDSIGITNQSLNAQ